The genomic interval TTTCATTTTGTAAAGGTATTTCACAAGGTTCGTTTACATTGATGTAACTGGCCGGTGAGTCAATTCTGATACTACTGTACAGAACAGATTTATATCCTAAGGACTTGATATATTCATGAACTAAAAATGCGGTTGTAGATTTTCCTTTACTACCGGTAATGCCGATGATTTTGATTGAGTCTATATTGTTAGTACTAACTACAGTATTAGGTAATGGAGATGATTCACCTTGTTTAACTATTTCGTTTATTTCATCTAATATTGACAGTTCATTACTTTGTTTGTAGGTTGTAGCGTTATGTGATCTAGTTAGGGACGGTTTTTCAACAGATAATTTCTGTTTAAATTTAGTTTCATAGTTTGCATCATAGCCTAAGTTTTTTTGATAAACATTACGTACACTGCTTGTTCTTCTTTTGTCTTCAGGTAACTGATTGTTTCTGTCCATTAATAGTTGTTTTAATTTTGATAATTTCATAATTTCCTCCTTAATATTTAATCTAATGGGTTCGTAGACGTATTAATATAGAATACTCTTCCCATTAATTTTGTAACATATTTCGTACGTGCAACGTCGGAATAAAACTCTATATAGAAAGGTAATATTCTTGAAGAACTACCTGTTGTGTTGTTTAAACTTTGCGTTTCATCTATCTTTACATCTACGTAACTTGAGGTAAAGTAAACAACGGATCCTACTAAATATTGATTAGGGATTGATACTTTTGTATAAAATTTTGTGTCTTTATCTAAATAATTAATTCTAAATATTTTTGATTGTAGAGTTCCTATTTCTTGTGTCCAAGTTACTTTTAAATCCCCTACTGGAATAAAATATTGTTTGAATAGAACTTCTTGTAAATACTCTATATGACTAAATGCAGCATTTAGGTCTTGTGCTTTCAATGGTGTACCTACTTCTGTAATAGTTCCTTCATATCCATTTCGAGATAAATCTACAACCATTTCTTGTATGTTTCCATCTGAGCCATACTCAATATTTTTGACTTCTAAGCGTCGACGATTTGGATATTGTGCTATTCTATCTTTAAAATCAGCCATTTGTTTAATCTCCTTATAATAATTTCATTAATATTTCTTATATATTTTATTTTGATCATGTTGCATTTCTTTCACATTTTAATATCATTGTTTTACAGCAGAACAAAAAACATTAATATATATCTGTTCATCTAAATATGACTTAAAACTTTTATCACCCCCCCAATTTCATTTCTTTATATAGTTGGCCATACAATACAAAGAAATATTTGTACGATATCTATCGTAGTATTTTTAAGATTTATAAATCTTTTATATTTTTATTATACCTGATATTTTTCGACACACAAAGGGAGGAAATCGCCCGAAAAAATTGTTGAAATTTGTAAAATATTGTAGTATAATTTTAAATTTATATTAATATATAAAGATGAAGATATTATTTTTAAAATTCATAAAAATATAATTTTTAGATGATCTTGATTTTTTCATTTAAAGTTTCTTATTTATACATATATCAGAAACAATAATATCTATGATGCATAATCAATATAAATAAATCATTATTTTTTGTGAACAACAATTTAAATTAAAAATTATAAAGTCCTCACCTATTAATTAAGGTGAGGACAAAATATATCCAGTAGGTTATTTTTAAATATGTAAAAGTGTTAATTTCCTTAAACTAGATCGTAATTATGGTTCTTTGAACAAATTTCAATGAACAGTTGAATACAACTATCGATTTAAATTTCTAATTTAGTTTTAAAAAATACTTATTATCTAATAATCTATCTAATCCTTTTTCACATAATAACTCAAAAGCTAACTTGTTAAATTTTTTTCTATAAATATATAATGTTTTTACATCTATATAAAATTGATCTGCAATAGTCTTATAATTAGTAACTTCATTTGATAAATAAAGAGATTTAAATATTTGACTAAAATTTGTATGATTATCAATATCATATATTTCATAGTAAATTTCTAAATTATCAATTAATTGTATACATTGTTTTTTAACAGCCTCATTTCTAGAATCTTGGTATTCATCAATTCTATATTTAAACGATAGAAATGATAATAAATCTTTGTTTCTTTTCATAATTTCCCCCAATAATTGAAATAAAAGTTAGTTCTAAAGTTTCATCAATTAAAAAATAAGTAATTCTTTATATAATATTAGTCAATTCTTTACAAATGTACACCAAATAACACATTTTTAGCAATACTTATAAAATTTAATAAACCATTCATATAATTTATTCACTCTTCTTTAGTCATGTTAGATTTTTGAGACTAACATGTTATAAATTACTTATACATGTAATGGCTTTTGATATTCTATCAATTGCTTTCATATCCTTTGTGTTATATCTAAAACTTGATGCACTAAGATATTATTCTAAGTGTCTAGTTAAAACAAGAAAATGAGTTCCAGATATGGTTTTTATTCAAATGAGTAAAGAAACCTTCTACTCTATTGGTTGTATTAACTATTACTTCACCAGTTTCTTCATCAATATCATATTTTACAAACTCATTTTCACAATCAAGATATCTACAATCCCATGTGTAACTGCATAATTATGTATATACTTTGGGACAATCATAACATTTTTTACTTGGTTCCTTACGATCCTTTTTGTGTATGTTCCAATGATTATTACAACCATAATATAGACATACAGGACCTTTAGGCCAAAGTATCTCCTTAAAGAACTCGTAATCTTTTTCTTCCAAATAAAACACTTCTTGAAGTTGTTTTTCTGATAAGTTATTTAATCTGCATAATTTCTGTCTGACTTTATTTTTATTTACACCCATATGAACATCACCTTTATATACTTAATTTAAGTATACAGTTTTTTGTTACTAAATAATTGTAAGAAACTTAAATTGGTTTAAACTTATAAATAATTACCTAATATTAACATGTTAAATAATTTTTAAGTCAATTTTATAAAAATTTTTTTTCGGTCTTATATGAGACTAATTTTGTAATAATCTACATTTTTAAATATAATGAATTATTGAATCAATAAATAAAAAAAAATATATGTTTTCTTGTGGCTGTTAAAGTTCTATTGTAAAACAGATGGGTAGTTCAATATTTTCTATTAATGATAATATAAAGATAACCAATCTTGATTATGAGAAAGTTACCAATTTTGGTAATAACATAATCAATTAGGTTATCTTTTTTAGTATAATAGTTTCAGTTGAACTGAAGCGAGGTAAAAAAAGTGACTGAAATAAATGTACTAGGAATGTTAGATATATTGAGAACGTATGATATGAAACCAAATTATAGTGAATTAGCAAGAATCTATGGATTAGACCGACATACTATTAAAAAATATTATGAAGATGGAGGAAAGAAATTGATTACAAGAAAACGCGAAAGTGGATTTGATCAATATAAAGAAGAAATATCACATTTGATGAATAAATCTGGCGTAACAAAGAAAGCAGTTCATGAATATTTAAGAGATAAATATGAAAATATACCGGCATATTCAACCTTTAGACACTATACTCAAAATAATCATATTACCATACCTAAAAGCACCACTCCACATGTTAGATATGAAACCAGGCCAGGAGACCAACTACAAGTAGATTGGAAAGAAAGTATGAAACTAATAAGTAAGTACGGAGAAGTATTTGAGTTTAATGTATTAACTTCTACTCTAGGATTCTCAAGGTATCATAAATTCGTTTATTCAAAAACAAAAACGACAGAAGACTTCATCCGTTGTGTAATCGATACATTAAATCATCTAGGGGTATCCCTAAACATATTTTAACGGATAATATGTCAGCTGTCGTTAGCATCACAAATGGAACTAAAAAGAAACATTCTAAAATAAAACAATTTGAACGGGATTTTGGAATTTCGATAAGATTATGTAAGGCAAGGACTCCAGAAACAAAAGGTAAAGATGAGTCCGCTAACCGATTCTTGGCTTGGTTACGTCCTTATGATGGTGAATTTGAAGATGAAGAGGAACTGATCAATATATTGAACAAGATAAACAACAAGGTCAATCTAGAGAATAATCAAACCACCAATATACCACCGAGTGTCTTATTTGAAAAAGAAAAAGAATATCTAAATCCTTTACCTAACAAAATTCTGTTAGAATCCTACGTAGAAAACGTAGATATACAATCAGTGCCGCAAACACTGCTTGTAAATTATAAAGGAAATGGATATTCTGTACCCAGTAAGTTTATAAACAAAAGAGTTAAATTGATACCCATTGATGATAAACTCTATATCTATTATAACACTGATTTAATCATAATACATAATATATCCAACAAGAAATTTAATTATAATGAGAGCCATTATAAAGCTGCACTTGGTATCACCATTAAAAATGATAATTTAGATATTGATCAAATCGCAAAAGAAAATCTAGCATTATTAGATCAAATAACACGATAATAGTAGAAAGATGAGGAGTACGCGATGTTAAATAATTATAATAAATTATTAAATAACTTAGAAACCCTAAATTTAAACCTTTTTAGAGCCAATATCGACTCTTATTTGAATCTTATCGCAAAAGGCGAAAAGAATATAGTAGATTCGTTATATGAACTTACAGAGTATGAAATGAATTTTAAACGAGAACGTGCAATAACGTCATGTGTTAAAGTCGCTAATTTCCCCTTTCTTAAAACATTAGATGATTTTGATTTTGGGTTTCAACCATCTATAAATAAAGACGAAATATTAAATTTCAAATATTTAAAATTCATTGAGAATAATGAAAATATTCTTCTAATCGGATCTCCAGGGGTTGGTAAAACTCATTTAGCTACGTCAATAGGAATTGAAGCAGCTAAATCAAGAAAAAGTACTTATTTTATAAGTTGTAACGATATAATTTTACAACTTAAACGAGCACATTTAGAAAACAGATTAGAAACAAGATTAAAATTTTTCACCAAATACAGGGTATTAGTAATTGATGAAGTTGGATTTTTACCTCTTGATACAGAATCATCTAATTTATTATTTCAATTAATCGCTAGACGGTATGAAAAAAAGTCTACAATTATAACAACAAACAAACCACTCTCTAAATGGGGAGAAATATTTGGAGATAGTGTATTAGCTAACGCCATTCTAGATCGATTACTTCACCATTCTCATGTGATAAATATTGTCGGTAGATCATACAGAACTAAAGATAAAATAGAAAGTATTGAACCTAATAAAAAATGATTATGAGTAAATTACCATAATTGGTGAATCTATCATAATCAAAATTGGTGAAATTTATATTGACATTAACATTTTCCTATTCAAAATAGGTGAATACTCAACTATCTAAGAAGGACTAATGACTCATAGTGTATGGTAAACATATCTACAATTAAATGGAAAATTGATATATTTATATATAGAACTGTTAACTCATCTGGTGATACAATTGACTTCTAGTTATCTAGAAAACGTGATAAAGAAGGTGCTAAAAAGTTCCTTAGAAAATCATTACGTTCTCCTCATAATAGTGATCCTAGAGAATTTACCACAGATAAAAAGGCTGCTACAGTAGCAACAATTTTAAATGAAATAAAATTAAAAAGGCTGGATCCAATAACCCAGCACAAAAAATCTAAATATATTAATAATAATGTTGAACATGATCATCGAGATATCAAGAGAATAACTAATAAGATGCTTGAATTCAAGCATTTTAAATCAACCTGTTCTGTAATCTAAGGAATTGAAACTATGCATATGATTTATAAAGGACAAACTAATACATATTTAGTAATTACTGAAATCAATTTGATTGATCAGCTGTTTTCTGTTGTGTAACTTACTTCAGTCAAAGATACTTTATAATATCTACTGGTTCTAAATTCTTTACTTTTAATTTTATTTACAACAGAACCAAATTACTTATTCATTCAGTAGGTCTTGAGACAACTGTTATTTCTTTTCATCACCATTTAAAAATGATTTACCTTTAGATTTAGCGATTCGATTCTTTTCTTCTACTATTATAATATATTCTTTTATAGTATTTTAAATATTTTCATCAAATATTATATCTTTAGCCTTAACAACACAATTTTACCTCTAAAACAATACTATTAATGTTTTACTCTTACCAACTTTGAAGTAATATAAAGGAGTGATACTACAATTAACATAATAAGTAAAATAACTTCAAGCGTTGTTACTATCTTTCCCTCTATTTTTCTATAAACATTAACAGTTAAACTCCTATTTTTGTAAAATCTAACATCTTTAAATCACTCAAATCGCTCACTAACTAGTGAGAAAAAGGCTCAAGCAACTCTGCTTAAACCTTAATACTTCAATTTGTGGGATATTTTTTACCCACACTATTTTACTAAAGAGCCTAAATTCTACAGTCTCTTTATATTTGTTATTCGCTAATAATTCTTTTAATCGCAGCTTTTTCAATTTTCATTTTAGCTCCGCTTACAAGAATTATCGTTACGACATCTTCTTTTATATCTTCGACGATACCATGGATACCACCAATTGTAACGATTTTATTATTTTTTTCTAACTGCGACTGCATTTCAAAGACTTGCTGACGTCTTTTCTTTTCTGGTTTCATAATAAAGAAATAAATAACTACTAAAAATAATAAAATAGGGACAACTAATCCTAATATAGTTGAAATTTGTTCTTGTGTCATTTTTATTCTCCTTTTTTAAAATTGTCTTTTATTATTTGGATCATTAAGACCATACTTTTCAAAAAATTCTTCTTTATAATCAAGTAATCGATCTTCTTTTATCGCATGACGTACATTTTCCATTAATTTTAATAAGAAATGGACATTATGATAAGAAATAAGCCTTTGACCAAATGTTTCACCTGCTTTAATTAAATGTCTTAAATAAGCTCTCGTATAATTTTTGCATGTGTAACAGTCACATTCATGGTCTAATGGAGTAAAATCTCTTTCATATTGTTTATTTTTAATCACGACTCGTCCATGACTAGTCATAGCGGTTCCGTGCCTTGCGATTCTTGTTGGTAGAACACAGTCAAACATGTCAACCCCTCTAATGCTTCCTTCAATTAATGCATCAGGTGAACCAACACCCATTAAGTAGCGAGGTTTATTGGTTGGTAAATAGGGTACCGTATATTCAATCACTTTATACATCGTTTCCTTACTTTCACCAACAGATAACCCGCCAATTGAATAACCTGGGAAATCAAGTTTCACTAGTTCCGTTGCTGATAAGCGACGTAAATCCTCGAAATCTCCCCCTTGAACAATACCAAACAATGCTTGTTTATCAGTATTTTTATGGGCTTTAAGTCCTCTTTCAGCCCAACGAAGGGTTCGTAAAACGGAGTTTTTAACATAATCATATTCAGCAGGAAGTTCCACACATTCATCAAAACTCATCATGATGTCACTTCCTAAATTATTTTGGATTTTAATTGCTTCCTCAGGTGATAAAAATAATTTTTCTCCTGATTTATGATGACGAAAATGGACTCCTTCTTCTGTGATTTTTCGCAATTTACTTAAACTAAAGACTTGAAAACCACCAGAATCAGTTAGAATTGGGCGGTCCCACTGCATGAATTGATGCAAACCACCAGCTTCTTTTATTATTTCATCACCAGGTTGTAACCACAGATGATAGGTGTTTCCTAGAATAATTTGTGCATTCATTTCTTTTAATTCTTCGGGAGATAATGTTTTTACGGTTGCTTGTGTTCCTACCGGCATAAATATTGGTGTTTCAATTACACCATGGGGTGTATGAAGTCTCCCTAATCTAGCCCCAGATTGCTTACATACATGTAATAATTCATATTTTATCGCAGACATTTATATAATCACCATTCTTTATTTAATAAACATTGCATCTCCAAAACTAAAAAAGCGATATTGTTGTGAAATTGCTTCTTGATAAGCTTTCATAACTTTTTCTTTTGATGCAAAAGCTGAAACTAACATGATCAAAGTAGATTTTGGTAAATGAAAATTAGTTATTAATCCATCAATCGCTTTAAATTCATATCCTGGATAAATAAAAATATCGGTATATCCACTATCTTCTTTAAACGCTCCATTAAATTTACTAGCGATTGTTTCTAAGGTTCTTGTTGATGTTGTTCCAACTGTAATAATCTGTTTTTTATTTTTTTTCGTTTGATTTAGTAAATCAGCACTTTCTTGACTTAATTGATAATATTCACTATGCATCGTATGATTCTTGACATCATCCACCTTTACAGGTCTAAAAGTTCCTAAACCAACATGCAAGGTTAGATAGGTAATATTAATACCCTTTTTTTCAATTTTATCTAATAATGCTTTGGTGAAATGAAGCCCAGCCGTTGGTGCTGCGGCAGATCCAATTACTTCTGAATACACCGTTTGATATCTGTCTTTGTCTTGTAATTGTTCTGTAATATAAGGAGGAAGTGGCATCTCACCTAATTTATCAAGCACTTCATAAAATATGCCTTGATAACTAAATTCAAAAATTCTTCTTCCTTCATCTAATATTTCAATACATTTCGCTTTAAGCATTCCATCACCAAAAACAATCACTGTTCCTATTTTAACACGTTTTGCTGGTTTACATAAGGTTTCCCATGTATTATTTTCTTTTTGTGTTAAAAGTAATACTTCTATATGTGCCAATGTATCTTCTTTAACGCCAAATAGTCTAGCTGGCATTACTTTGGTATTATTTAAAACAAGTGTATCTCCTTCATTTAGATAATCTAAAATCTCATAAAAATGACGATGCGTCACTTCACCTGTTTCTTTATCTAATATTAATAAACGCGACGTATCCCGGTTTTTAAGCGGTGTTTGCGCGATTAATTCTTTTGGTAAATGAAAATCAAAGTCTTCTACACGCATTTTTATTCCTCTTTCTATTGTGTATACTCAATATTTAAATGACGATATGCTTTTTCAGTTGCGATACGTCCTCTTGCGGTTCGTTTAATAAAACCTTCTTGTAGTAAAAATGGTTCATAAACATCTTCTAACGTTTGGACTTCTTCGCCAATTGAAGCCCCAAGTGCTTCAACCCCAACCGGTCCACCATTAAACCGTTCTATAATGCCTAATAAATATTTATGATCAGTATAATCAAGTCCGGCTCCATCAACATTCATCTTATTTAATGAATCTTGACATATTTCCATAGTAATTTTCCCATTTCCCAATACTTGTGCAAAATCACGTACACGACGAAATAAACGATTGGCTACCCTTGGTGTTCCCCTTGAACGTTTAGCAAGTTCAATCGCTGCATCATCATCAATTGGAAAATTGAATATAAGCGCTGTTCTTAAAACAATTTTTTGTAAATCAGTCACTGAATAATATTCTAAATGAGATATGACCCCAAAACGATCTCGTAGTGGACTCGATAAATCTCCTGCACGAGTGGTTGCTCCCACTAATGTAAAGGGAGGTAAATCTAATCGAATCGAACGAGCGGTTGAATCCTTCCCAACAACAATATCTAATACATAATCCTCCATCGCAGGATATAATATCTCTTCAATATTTCTTGGTAACCGGTGAATCTCATCAATAAATAATACATCACCTGGCTTTAATGTAGTAAGGATGGCAGCTAAATCTCCACCACGTTCAATGGTTGGACCAGATGTATGTTTAATACTGACATTCATTTCATGAGCGATAATATTAGCTAATGTTGTTTTCCCTAATCCAGGAGGCCCATATAATAAGCAATGGTCTAAAGCTTCATTTCGCATTTTTGCTGCCTCAATAAAGACATGTAAGTTCTCTTTTACTTTAGTTTGTCCAACATACTGGCTTAAGTTCTGAGGTCTTAAAGTTAACTCAAGTTCATCTTCACTCATTTTTGTTGCTGAAATAATGCGTTCATCTTCCATCAATTATCCTCCTACTTCAACATTAACTGTAAAGCTTTCGTAATATATTCTTGAGTTGTTAATTGTGTTTCAGTAATTTGTTTAAATACTTTTTCAATTTCTTTTGCTTTATACCCCAAGGCTAATAATGCTTCATAAGCATCTTCCAATTCTTTATTAATCACAAGTGTGTTAATTTGTCCTAACTTACCTTTTAAATCAAGAATAATTTGTTGCGCTGTCTTAGGACCTACTTTAGGAAATTTCGTTAAATACGATACATCTCCTCTTTCTATAGCACTTACTACATCACTATAATCACCTGGCGCTAATATTGCACAGGCTGATTTAGGGCCAATGCCTGTCACACTGATTAATTTTTCGAAAAATTCTTTTTCTTCAATTGTCTTAAATCCATATAAATCTTGTGCATCTTCTCGAATGTATAAATACGTATAAACTAGACGCATTTCATTTAAAACAAATAAATATGGATTTGGGGTTATAATTTTATATCCAATATTATTATTTTCTAAAATAACATAATCAGTACATATTTTTTTTATTTTCCCAAATATATAAGCATACATATTAAAACCACCTATCTAATTTCTATATTATACCATAAATCCATTCTTTTGAAAAACATAATTTCTTTTTTCATTCTATTTCTTAAGCCTACCGACTATATTATATTAATGATAATTTTTTACATAATATGAGGTGACTTATGATAGATGAAAAAATACTTAAAAAGTTGAATTTACTACGTAAAAAAGTCTTGGCACAGTACATTATATATTATATAAGTATCCCCATAATAACTTCTTTCCTCTTCTTATTTTCTACTTATATATCACACACATTCCCCTTTTTAACGATAATAATACTTTACTTATTAATAATAAATCTTGTATTTTACTCTTATGTTAAACCAAAATTTATTAATAAATATCATATTGAATACAAAAAGGAAATTCTCGCTAAAGTTAGCACCTATCTACATGAAACCATACTTTCTTTATCAATTGGTATATCAGAAGAAGAACTTTTAAAAACAAATATCCTACCTTTTATCACTCAGTATTATTCATCACATTTAATTAGAGGAAGTATTGACCATATTCCTTTTAAGAGTAGTAATGTAGAATTTTTTTATTATCACCATAAAGACCAAACTTTATCTTTTAAAGGTCAATGGTACGTATTTAAGTTTAATAAACCTTTTAAAGGGATCACTCATATATACGAGAAAAATGAATCCATTTACCAAATTAATAAACCAATCAATCTAAATTTATATCAAACCGAAGATATAAATTTTAATCGCAGATTCCATGTCTATTCAAATAACATAGAACAAACCAATCAATTACTTCGTTTTCATTTAAGAGAAAGAATAAATCTATTAGAACGAAAATACCATGGGAAACTTATGTTTATCTTTAACCAAGATTATCTTCATATTGGAATAAACAATAACACCTCTCGTTTCACTCCTTCTTTATTTCATAAAATAAATGAAATTGATTTTATGAATCAAATTGAAGATTTCTTATTAATTAAAAATATCATCAAATATATTAAAACATTAGATAAACTATCTAATACTTATTTAACTTATATTCAAAAAGCAATTGTCTCTTAATAAAAAAAAACAAAAACTCATTTATATCAATTATATAAATGAGTTTTACGCAATTTATTTTTTTGTTTTAACAAAAATAATGTAATAACTAAAAGGAATAATAATCCCACCACCGATAATATTACCTATTGTGACTGGAATTAAATTTTGAAACATTTGTGGTATTGTAATATCACTTCCAAGTAATGCAGAAAGCGGTAATATAAACATATTAGCTACACTATGTTCAAATCCACTTAGCACAAATGTGAATACCGGTAAAACTGCAACGATTACTTTCCCAGGTACACTTTTTGCTGAGAATGACATATAAACTGCTAGTGATACAGCGATATTACATAAAATTCCTCGCATCATTGCTTCAATAAAACCTAAATCAACTTTAGCCTGAGCAATTGAATTGATAGTATTCGTGATACTACTACTTTCAGCTATACGACTGAAATATAAAACAAAAACAAAGAATAAAGCACCAAGGAAATTTCCTACCCAAACGATCCCTAAATTTTTTAAAATAAGTGAAAAACGATATCGTTTGTCCAAATAACCTAAGGCTAATAAACAATTCCCTGTAAATAATTCACTTCCAGCAATAATAACTAAAACAATTCCTACAGGAAAGACCATAGAACCTAATAATCTTCCTAGGATGGGGTAAGCGGTTGAAGAAAATCCGCTATTTACAACAACATAAGCATAAAATCCAAATGCGATATACATTCCAGCGAGCATTGCTGAAACCAATACAGCAGCAAATTTCTTTTTAATTTTTGTTTCGCCAACGACACATGTTTCGAAAGCAATTTCTTTAGCTGATAACATATTTCCCCCTCGTTCAAATCAGAATATACATTAAATTATAAAGCATTGCTTACATATTTTCAATCTTTATTTCGAAAAAACAAAAATTACCACTTTTTATTTTATAAAATATCTAGGGTATCTTTTTTCTTACTTATTTTTGTATTTTTTTTAACATACTCTCGTAAATCTAATTTAATTTCTTTCACATTATCATCAAAACCATTTTCAATCTTGTCTTTTCTTAAAGAATCTTGAAAGAAAATCTTATCAATTTCTTCGATTGGTTTACCACAGGGATAAGGTGGATTAAATAATGGATTTTGAAATAATGGTTCATAAACCCTTGGATAATTTTTATTACTTGAATTTTGATTGAAACCATTTAATAAAGGAGGATTACTAAAAGCTGGTTGTTCAAAAAACTTTTGATCAATAGTTGGACTTTTTTCTTTGTGATGAGATATGGTTAAGTCTACAGGCTTTTCTTCTATTGTTTTTACTTCTTGTACATTAGGTGATGGTTGATATACTGTTCTATTATAAACTGGTGGCTGATAGTAGGCATATGGATAACTTGGTTGAGGTTGCTGTATGTATTGGTTTTGATAATATGCTGGCTGATATAATTGTTGTTGTGGGTAAGGTTGATAAGAATAAGCCGGTTGTCCATAATATGCTGGTTGTTTTTCAACCAATTCCTTATTATCAATTGGTTTTTCTTCCTCTAAGACCAAATCAT from Mycoplasmatota bacterium carries:
- a CDS encoding transposase — protein: MTEINVLGMLDILRTYDMKPNYSELARIYGLDRHTIKKYYEDGGKKLITRKRESGFDQYKEEISHLMNKSGVTKKAVHEYLRDKYENIPAYSTFRHYTQNNHITIPKSTTPHVRYETRPGDQLQVDWKESMKLISKYGEVFEFNVLTSTLGFSRYHKFVYSKTKTTEDFIRCVIDTLNHLGVSLNIF
- the istB gene encoding IS21-like element helper ATPase IstB; amino-acid sequence: MLNNYNKLLNNLETLNLNLFRANIDSYLNLIAKGEKNIVDSLYELTEYEMNFKRERAITSCVKVANFPFLKTLDDFDFGFQPSINKDEILNFKYLKFIENNENILLIGSPGVGKTHLATSIGIEAAKSRKSTYFISCNDIILQLKRAHLENRLETRLKFFTKYRVLVIDEVGFLPLDTESSNLLFQLIARRYEKKSTIITTNKPLSKWGEIFGDSVLANAILDRLLHHSHVINIVGRSYRTKDKIESIEPNKK
- the yajC gene encoding preprotein translocase subunit YajC, translated to MTQEQISTILGLVVPILLFLVVIYFFIMKPEKKRRQQVFEMQSQLEKNNKIVTIGGIHGIVEDIKEDVVTIILVSGAKMKIEKAAIKRIISE
- the tgt gene encoding tRNA guanosine(34) transglycosylase Tgt → MSAIKYELLHVCKQSGARLGRLHTPHGVIETPIFMPVGTQATVKTLSPEELKEMNAQIILGNTYHLWLQPGDEIIKEAGGLHQFMQWDRPILTDSGGFQVFSLSKLRKITEEGVHFRHHKSGEKLFLSPEEAIKIQNNLGSDIMMSFDECVELPAEYDYVKNSVLRTLRWAERGLKAHKNTDKQALFGIVQGGDFEDLRRLSATELVKLDFPGYSIGGLSVGESKETMYKVIEYTVPYLPTNKPRYLMGVGSPDALIEGSIRGVDMFDCVLPTRIARHGTAMTSHGRVVIKNKQYERDFTPLDHECDCYTCKNYTRAYLRHLIKAGETFGQRLISYHNVHFLLKLMENVRHAIKEDRLLDYKEEFFEKYGLNDPNNKRQF
- the queA gene encoding tRNA preQ1(34) S-adenosylmethionine ribosyltransferase-isomerase QueA → MRVEDFDFHLPKELIAQTPLKNRDTSRLLILDKETGEVTHRHFYEILDYLNEGDTLVLNNTKVMPARLFGVKEDTLAHIEVLLLTQKENNTWETLCKPAKRVKIGTVIVFGDGMLKAKCIEILDEGRRIFEFSYQGIFYEVLDKLGEMPLPPYITEQLQDKDRYQTVYSEVIGSAAAPTAGLHFTKALLDKIEKKGINITYLTLHVGLGTFRPVKVDDVKNHTMHSEYYQLSQESADLLNQTKKNKKQIITVGTTSTRTLETIASKFNGAFKEDSGYTDIFIYPGYEFKAIDGLITNFHLPKSTLIMLVSAFASKEKVMKAYQEAISQQYRFFSFGDAMFIK
- the ruvB gene encoding Holliday junction branch migration DNA helicase RuvB — its product is MEDERIISATKMSEDELELTLRPQNLSQYVGQTKVKENLHVFIEAAKMRNEALDHCLLYGPPGLGKTTLANIIAHEMNVSIKHTSGPTIERGGDLAAILTTLKPGDVLFIDEIHRLPRNIEEILYPAMEDYVLDIVVGKDSTARSIRLDLPPFTLVGATTRAGDLSSPLRDRFGVISHLEYYSVTDLQKIVLRTALIFNFPIDDDAAIELAKRSRGTPRVANRLFRRVRDFAQVLGNGKITMEICQDSLNKMNVDGAGLDYTDHKYLLGIIERFNGGPVGVEALGASIGEEVQTLEDVYEPFLLQEGFIKRTARGRIATEKAYRHLNIEYTQ
- the ruvA gene encoding Holliday junction branch migration protein RuvA is translated as MYAYIFGKIKKICTDYVILENNNIGYKIITPNPYLFVLNEMRLVYTYLYIREDAQDLYGFKTIEEKEFFEKLISVTGIGPKSACAILAPGDYSDVVSAIERGDVSYLTKFPKVGPKTAQQIILDLKGKLGQINTLVINKELEDAYEALLALGYKAKEIEKVFKQITETQLTTQEYITKALQLMLK
- a CDS encoding DUF3137 domain-containing protein, with protein sequence MIDEKILKKLNLLRKKVLAQYIIYYISIPIITSFLFLFSTYISHTFPFLTIIILYLLIINLVFYSYVKPKFINKYHIEYKKEILAKVSTYLHETILSLSIGISEEELLKTNILPFITQYYSSHLIRGSIDHIPFKSSNVEFFYYHHKDQTLSFKGQWYVFKFNKPFKGITHIYEKNESIYQINKPINLNLYQTEDINFNRRFHVYSNNIEQTNQLLRFHLRERINLLERKYHGKLMFIFNQDYLHIGINNNTSRFTPSLFHKINEIDFMNQIEDFLLIKNIIKYIKTLDKLSNTYLTYIQKAIVS
- a CDS encoding formate/nitrite transporter family protein codes for the protein MLSAKEIAFETCVVGETKIKKKFAAVLVSAMLAGMYIAFGFYAYVVVNSGFSSTAYPILGRLLGSMVFPVGIVLVIIAGSELFTGNCLLALGYLDKRYRFSLILKNLGIVWVGNFLGALFFVFVLYFSRIAESSSITNTINSIAQAKVDLGFIEAMMRGILCNIAVSLAVYMSFSAKSVPGKVIVAVLPVFTFVLSGFEHSVANMFILPLSALLGSDITIPQMFQNLIPVTIGNIIGGGIIIPFSYYIIFVKTKK